The Streptomyces nigra genome includes the window AGATCGAGCCGGAGTGGGTCGAGCCGCTCGCCGGGCATCTGCTGAAACGGACGTACTCCGAACCGCACTGGGAGAAGGACCAGGCGGCCGTGATGGCGTACGAGAAGGTGACGCTGTACGGCGTCCCGATCGTCGCCCAGCGCAAGGTGAACTACGGCCGGATCGACCCGGAGGTCAGCCGGGAGCTGTTCATCCGCAACGCCCTGGTCGAGGGCGACTGGCGCACGCACCACAAGTTCTTCGCCGACAACCGCCGGCTGCTCAGCGAGGTCGAGGAGCTGGAGCACCGCGCCCGGCGCCGGGACATCGTCGTCGACGACGAGACGCTGTTCGACTTCTACGACCAGAAGATCCCCGAGCACGTCGTGTCGGGGGCGCACTTCGACTCGTGGTGGAAGCGCAAGCGGCAGGAGCAACCCGACTTCCTGGACTTCGAGCGCGAGATGCTCATCCGGGAGTCGGCCGAGGCGGTCACCAAGGCCGACTATCCGGACTCCTGGCGGCAGGGGCAGCTGAAGTTCCGGGTGACCTACCAGTTCGAGCCGGGCGCTGACGCGGACGGTGTGACCGTCCACATCCCGCTCCAGGTGCTGAACCAGGTCACCGCCGAGGGCTTCGACTGGCAGATCCCGGGGCTGCGGGAGGAGTTGGTGACGGAGCTGATCCGTTCCCTGCCGAAGCCGATCCGCCGCAACTACGTGCCGGCGCCGAACTTCGCGAAGCGGTTCCTCGAGGTGGCCGTCCCCGGTCAGGAGCCGCTGACGGTGACGATGGCCCGGGAGCTGAAGCGGATGGTCGGCGTGCCGTTCACCGCGGACGACTTCGACTGGGCGAAGGTCCCCGAGCATCTGCGCGTCACGTTCCGCATCGTCGACGAGCGGCGCCGCAAGCTGGCCGAGGACAAGGACCTGGAGGCGCTGCAGCTGCGTCTGAAGCCGAAGGCGCGCAAGGCGCTCTCCCAGGCCGCCGCGGCGACCGCCTCCCGGCAGGGCGGGGAGTCGCTGGAACGCTCGGGTCTGACGGACTGGACGATCGGCACCCTCACCCGGGTCTTCGAGACCCGGCGGGCCGGTCAGCCGGTGAAGGCCTACCCGGCGCTCGTGGACGACGGCGACACGGTCTCCGTGCGGCTGTTCGACACGGAGGCGGAGCAGCAGCAGGCGATGTGGAAGGGCACCCGCCGCCTCATCCTGCGCAACATCCCGGTGAATCCGGCGAAGTTCGCGTCCGAAAAGCTGACCAACGCTCAGAAGCTCGGTCTGTCGGCGAATCCGCACGGGTCGATCCAGGCGCTGTTCGACGACTGCGCCATGGCGGCGGCGGACCGGCTGATCGCCGACTTCGGCGGCCCGGCCTGGGACGAGGAGTCGTACCGGAAGCTGTACGACAAGGTGCGCGCGGAGATCGTCGACACGACGGTGCGCGCGGTGGGGCAGGTGCAGCAGGTGCTGGCCGCCTGGCAGGCCGCGGAGCGCCGTCTGAAGGGTGTGCGCAGCCCGGCCCTGCTGCCGAACCTCGCGGATGTGCGGGCCCAGCTGGACGCCCTCGTGAAACCCGGCTTCGTGACCGAGGCGGGCCTGCGCCGGCTGCCCGACCTGATGCGCTACCTGATCGCGGTGGACCGCCGGCTGCAGCAGATGCCGACGAACGTCCAGCGCGACACGACACGCATGGAGAAGGTCCACGAGATGCGGGACGAGTACGCCTGGCTGCTGGAGCAGATGCCGCAGGGCCGTCCGGTGCCGCAGGCGGTGCTCGACGTCCGGTGGATGCTGGAGGAGCTGCGGGTCAGCTATTTCGCGCACGCGCTGGGGACGGCGTATCCGATCTCCGACAAGCGGATCGTGAAGGCGATCGACGCGCTGGCGCCGTGACGGACGCTGCACACAGGGTGAGTTCGACCCGGGGCTCACCCTCCTGTACAGTCTCTTCTCGCAGCGCAACGCACGAATGGCGCCGCAAAGCCTGGTCCTGTGGAGCAGTTTGGAGTGCTCGCCACCCTGTCAAGGTGGAGGCCGCGGGTTCAAATCCCGTCAGGACCGCAAGTGAAGGCCCGTCCCCGTCGAGGGGGCGGGCCTTTCGCATGGGCGCGTACAAGTCCGCGCGGCGCGCTTTCGGGCCTCTGGGCCGCCGTGGAGGGCCCAAAGGGGCCCAGGGGGCTTCTGGGGCGACGCCCGCGCCGCGGGCCGTCCACGCCGCCTTGACGGAGTCACATTCGCTCGGTACCCAGAACTCAGGGCCCTTTTCGGCTGGCCCCCGGCGGAGGTGGCGTATGGCGGCATCGACCAGGCACGAGACGCGAGCCCTGCTCCGCGCGCACCTGTCGGCCGCCACCTCCTACCGGCATCTGACCCGGCACTGTCCGATCTGCCACCGGCTGCTGCGGCTGGCCCTCGACAGCGGGCCCGGCGTTGCCGACGCTCCCGGCGCCTCAGGGACGTCCGACACGCCCGGCGCCGCCCGGCCTGCCGCGGACGAGGCGGCCCCGGAGGAGACACCGTCCCCCGCCTGACCACCGCCGTCGTCAACTCGGGCCGCACCAGGGGCTTCTGGAACCCGTCGCTCCCTTTAGCGCACATAGGCCAGAGGCAACAAGCACCCCGGCATGTGACGGGTGTCACCGAATGAGTTTCTGGAAGCCCGGCGCTTACGCCCCGCCTACAACGGGTCAATTTAATATGTGCAATTGCACCAGCTTCAACGATCGCCCCGACCACTCCGAGCGACCGTCCGGGGCCGGCCGCACAGACGATCCGACACCGCTCCCCAGACTTCGACAAGGCCACCCACAGGCTCACGGGGCGGTCCCGCGCGGGCGCACAAAAAAGATCGCGCTGGACCCGGCGGAGTCCAGCGCGATCTACGACGCACCCTTGTTGCGTGCCTGAAGTGCTCTGACGGCTTGGGCGAGGGCTCTGTTGGGGCAGAACCCGCGTCGCTTGGAGCTAGGTCCGGGCGCCGCGGCGAGTTGGGGGAACCGCCGGTTTGCCCGGTTCTGCGAGAGCTCAGGCCTCGCTGCGCTGCTGCGGAATGCCCGCGAGCAGAGCGCGGACCTCAGCCTCGCGGTAACGGCGGTGACCGCCGAGCGTACGGATGGAAGTGAGCTTCCCGGCCTTCGCCCACCGCGTGACCGTCTTGGGGTCGACGCGGAACATCGTGGCGACCTCAGCCGGGGTCAGCAGCGGCTCGGCATCAGGGGTGCGAGCGGTCATGAGCGGCCTCCTCGGGAGAACCGAACCTTCTCGGTTCTTTCCTCTAAATTCTGCACCTTGACCCGCGTTGCCCGAAATGGCGGACGCGAGTCGAGTCGGTTATAGGACGAACGGCTTGTCCTCGGCACTACAACTACACCATCTGTCCAGCCGCGTCGGCCAAACCGATGGAATTGCCCCTCCAGGTGTTCATCAGCGACGGAAGCCGATGGACCATGCCATAGCGGACAGTCACGCCACTGTGACGATCAGTCACAGTGGCGTGCAGGAGTCCCAAGACCCCCCAAAGCGTGCAATGTCGAGATGGAGTCCTCCCCGGACTCCTTGTCCTATTTTGGCACGAGGGGGGTTAGGGACGCAAGAGCCGTGTACGTGCGGTCCATCACGCTTGGACGAATTGGCGGGATCCAGCGACATACGCCCGGATCGCGCCCTACGCCCCATGTTGACGAGACATCAGGTACCCAGAGCGAGCACGAAACCCCAAAACGGGCGGATCGTCAAACGCCAGTTCGTTACAAAGGGGATGCCACCTGGCCCGCGATGGCCTCAGTAGTGTGCTACGTCACACCGGCCCGCGCTGCGGGGGCCGTTCAGTTCGCGGACCGCCGCTCCCGCACCGACCGCCAGCGCTCCACGAGCCGCCCGTACGCCTCCCCGGCCGCCGCGCCGTCTCCCCGCCGCAGCGCCTCGATGCCCTCGGCCACGTCGGCGGCCGAGTGGTCGCCCTCCAGGTCGCCGGCCGGCAGGGCGTGCACCAGGCCGCCGTAGTCCAGTTCCACCAGCGAACGCGGATGGAACTCCTCCAGCCAGCGGCCCACGTCCAGCAGCCCGTCGATGAGCGGACCCTCGTCGATGGTCTCCTTCAGCGTCCGCAGAGCCCGCGCCACCCGGCGCCGGGCCTCCACCATCGGCGTCTGGTACCGCAGCATCGGCGGCACGTCGCCGGAGCCCTTGTCGAAGCGCCGCTCACGGTCCGACACCAGCACGAACCAGTGCAGCGGCACCTGCCAGGTCGACGTGCGGATCCACGGCCGCGCGTCGGGGTTGCGGGCCAGCCAGCGCTCGTAGTCCTGCGCCGCCTGCCGCCGTACGACCTCGGGCAGGACCGCGTCCAGGACCGGCGCCGGCAGCTCGTCGCCCAGCTCCCCGAGCGCCTGCCAGCCGCGCAGCCGGGTCCGCCAGGGGCACACGCACACCACCCCGTCCACCTCCAGCACGAAGGCGTCGCTGCTCTCGTGCACCGGCACGGGCACGGGCGGCGTGGGCAGCAAGTCGGCCAGGGAGCGGCGCAGTTCGTCCTGGTACGAGGGGCGGTCGGGGCGGCGGGCGTACCGGGTCCAGTGGCCGCGTTCCGGCTCGGGGAAGGCGGCCAGGGGCTCGTACACCCGCAGGTACGTCGCGTACGGGACGATCACCGAGGACACCTTGGGCACGCCTGCTCCCTCCCCCTCCGTCCGCCGGGAAAACCTCCGGAACCCGCTCGGCACCGGCCGGGAAGCCGGTGTGGAGCCACCGGGAACCGGCTGGAAACTCGCTGATGAAAGAGCGGGAAATCCATGCAAATCGTCGCACGGCTGTACTCCGGGAGGAGGTGATCCCGAGCACTGCGGGTTCACCGGGTGTCCGGAGGTCTAATCTCATGCTCGAGCACCCGCGGGCTCCCCACTGCCACAAGCGCGGGGGTCCCCCGGGAGCTCAGCTCCGATCGCCGCCCGTACTCAGGAGTCACCACAGTGACCGACGTAACACACGGCGTCCTGCACACCCTGTTCCACTCGGACCAGGGGGGACATGAGCAGGTCGTGCTCTGCCAGGACCGCGCCAGCGGCCTCAAGGCCGTCATCGCCATCCACTCGACCGCTCTGGGCCCCGCCCTCGGCGGTACGCGCTTCTACCCGTACGCGACCGAGGAGGAGGCCGTCGCCGACGCCCTCAACCTCGCGCGCGGGATGTCGTACAAGAACGCCATGGCCGGGCTCGACCACGGCGGCGGCAAGGCCGTGATCATCGGTGATCCGGCGCAGATCAAGACCGAGGAGCTGCTGCTGGCCTACGGCCGGTTCGTGGCCTCCCTCGGCGGCCGCTACGTCACCGCGTGCGACGTCGGCACCTATGTCGCCGACATGGACGTGGTGGCGCGCGAGAACCGCTGGACGACCGGCCGCTCCCCGGAGAACGGCGGCGCGGGCGACTCGTCGGTGCTCACCGCCTTCGGCGTCTACCAGGGCATGCGCGCCTCCGCGCAGCACCGCTGGGGCGACCCGTCGCTGCGGGACCGCACGGTCGGTGTCGCGGGCGTCGGCAAGGTGGGCCACATCCTGGTCGAGCACCTGGTGGCCGAGGGCGCCAAGGTCGTGATCACGGACGTCCGCGAGGACGCCGTCGGCCGGATCGTCGCGGCCCACCTGGACTCGGTGACGGCCGTCGCGGACACCGCGACCCTGATCCGCGTCCAGGGCCTGGACATCTACGCCCCCTGCGCGCTCGGCGGTGCCCTGAACGACGACACCGTGCCGGTACTGACCGCCGGCATCGTCTGCGGCGCGGCCAACAACCAGCTCGCCCATCCGGGTGTCGAGAAGGACCTCGCCGACCGCGGGATCCTCTACGCGCCCGACTACGTGGTGAACGCCGGCGGTGTCATCCAGGTCGCCGACGAGCTGCACGGGTTCGACTTCGGACGCTGCAAGGAGAAGGCGGCGAAGATCTTCGACACCACGCTGGCGATATTCGCTCGTGCGAAGGCGGACGGGATTCCGCCGGCCGCCGCGGCCGACCGGATCGCCGAGCAGCGGATCGCGGAGGCGCGCCGGACCCACTGATCCGGCGCGCCCGGGCAGCCCGTGGTTCGTCGGCACGGCCCGGGCGGTACCCGCCGGTGGACGGTTGGAGAGAACTCTCACTTCTACCGGCGGGTCGACCGCCCATAAGTGGTTAAAATCGCGGTTGACCAGCGAGGACAGGGCACCTCGAAGGTCCTGGGCAGACGCGCGTGCTGCGGGCGACGTACCGTATGGGCGCGGGCTCAGGTACCGTGGAAGCCCTACGGATCGGCCTCTCCATGGAGAGTCCGTTCCGGATCATGAACGCGTGTCAGACTCTGGGGCCGTCGAGCCCCGTCACCGAGGGGGTCGAGCCATGGGGCGCGGCCGGGCCAAGGCCAAGCAGACGAAGGTCGCCCGCCAGCTGAAGTACAACAGCGGTGGGACGGACCTTTCACGTCTGGCCAGTGAACTGGGCGCATCGACTTCGAGCCAGCCGCCGAACGGCGAGCCGTTCGAGGACGATGAGGATGACGAGGACGATCTCTACTCTCGATACGCCGACCTCTATGAGGACGACGACGAGGACGAAGACGACGGTCCCTCTTCTTCACAACACCGTCGCGGCGCTTGACCATGCAGTGAGCACTCACCCGGTCGGTGGCTCTGCCACCGGCCGGGTTCTGTGCTGTCCTCAGGTCCGCACCGCTCAGACCGCGTAGTCGCCGACCAGCTCCGCGCCGGTCGTGTGCTCGCCGCGGTCCGTGATCTCGCCGGCGACCCAGGCGTCGACGCCGCGGTCGGCCAGCGTGGCCAGGGCCGCGTCGGCCGACTCCGACGGCACGATCGCCATCATGCCGACGCCCATGTTCAGCGTCTTCTCCAGCTCCAGTCGCTCGACGCGGCCGGTCCTGCCGACGAGGTCGAAGACGGGTGCCGGGGTCCAGGTGGAGCGGTCGACGATCGCGTGCAGCCCGTCCGGGATCACGCGCGCCAGGTTGGCCGCGAGACCGCCGCCGGTGATGTGGCTGAAGGCGTGCACCTCGGTGGTGCGGGTCAGGGCCAGGCAGTCCAGCGAGTAGATCTTGGTGGGCTCCAGCAGCTCCTCGCCGAGGGTGCGGCCGAACTCCTCGATCCGGGCGTCCAGCGCCAGACCGGCCTGGTTCAGCAGGACGTGCCGCACCAGCGAGTACCCGTTCGAGTGAAGGCCGGAGGCCGCCATGGCGATCACCGCGTCACCCGTACGGATGCGATCCGCGCCGAGCAGCCGGTCGGCCTCCACGACGCCCGTACCGGCGCCGGCGACGTCGAAGTCGTCCTCGCCCAGCAGGCCCGGGTGCTCGGCCGTCTCACCGCCGACCAGGGCACACCCGGCCAGCACACAGCCCTCGGCGATGCCCTTGACGATCGAGGCGACCCGCTCGGGGTGGACCTTGCCGACGCAGATGTAGTCGGTCATGAACAGCGGCTCGGCGCCGCACACCACGATGTCGTCCATGACCATGGCGACCAGGTCGTGGCCGATGGTGTCGTAGACGCCCATCTGGCGCGCGATGTCGACCTTGGTTCCGACGCCGTCCGTGGCGGAGGCGAGCAGGGGACGCTCGTAGCGCTTGAGGGCGGAGGCGTCGAAGAGCCCGGCGAAGCCGCCGAGGCCGCCGAGGACCTCGGGGCGCTGGGCCTTCTTCACCCATTCCTTCATCAGCTCGACCGCGCGGTCGCCCGCCTCGATGTCGACGCCCGCCGCCGCGTAGGAGGCACCGGTGGTGCCCGACTGATCTGACACAGGAGACATTGCCTGGGATCTTTCGGTTGGAAATACGGGGCTTACGGGCGACGGATCGCGTCGGCGGCAGCCGTGGCGGCCGTACCGGCCGCGAGCTCGGTCTCCAGGAGCTGCTTGCCGAGCAGCTCGGGGTCCGGCAGGTCCATCGGGTACTCGCCGTCGAAGCAGGCGCGGCACAGATTCGGCTTGGCGATCGTGGTCGCCTCGATCATGCCGTCGATGGAGATGTACGACAGGGAGTCGGCGCCCAGCGAGGTGCCGATCTCCTCGATCGTCATGCCGTTGGCGATCAGCTCGGCGCGGGTGGCGAAGTCGATGCCGAAGAAGCACGGCCACTTCACGGGCGGCGAGGAGATCCGGATGTGGACCTCGGCGGCGCCCGCCTCGCGGAGCATGCGGACCAGGGCGCGCTGGGTGTTGCCGCGCACGATCGAGTCGTCGACGACGACCAGGCGCTTGCCCTTGATGACTTCCTTGAGCGGGTTCAGCTTCAGGCGGATGCCGAGCTGGCGGATCGTCTGCGAGGGCTGGATGAAGGTCCGGCCGACGTAGGCGTTCTTCACCAGGCCCGCGCCGAACGGGATGCCGCTGGCCTCCGCGTAGCCGATGGCGGCCGGGGTGCCGGACTCCGGGGTCGCTATGACCAGGTCGGCCTCGACCGGGGCCTCCTTCGCCAGCTTGCGGCCCATCTCCACCCGGGAGAGGTACACGTTGCGGCCGGCGATGTCGGTGTCGGGGCGGGCCAGGTACACGTACTCGAAGACACAGCCCTTGGGCTTCGCTTCCGCGAATCGGGAGGTGCGCAGGCCGTTCTCGTCGATGGCGACGAACTCGCCCGGCTCGATCTCGCGGACGTAGCTGGCGCCGACGATGTCGAGCGCCGCGCTCTCGGAGGCGGCGACCCAGCCGCGCTCAAGACGGCCGAGGACCAGCGGGCGGATGCCCTGCGGGTCACGGGCGGCGTAGAGGGTGTGCTCGTCCATGAAGACGAGACTGAAGGCGCCCTGCACCTGCGGAAGGACCTCGTGGGCCGCCTCCTCGATGGTGAGCGGCTTGCCGTCCTCGTCGACCTGCGCCGCGAGCAGCGCGGTCAGCAGGTCGGTGTCGTTGGTCGCCGCGACGCGCGGGGAGCGCCCGCCCTCCTGCTTGGGCAGGTCGGCGACCATCTCGGCGAGCTGGGCGGTGTTGACGAGGTTGCCGTTGTGGCCGAGCGCGATGGAGCCGTGCCCGGTGGCACGGAACGTCGGCTGGGCGTTCTCCCACACGGAGGCGCCGGTGGTCGAGTAGCGGGCGTGTCCGACCGCGATGTG containing:
- a CDS encoding Leu/Phe/Val dehydrogenase → MTDVTHGVLHTLFHSDQGGHEQVVLCQDRASGLKAVIAIHSTALGPALGGTRFYPYATEEEAVADALNLARGMSYKNAMAGLDHGGGKAVIIGDPAQIKTEELLLAYGRFVASLGGRYVTACDVGTYVADMDVVARENRWTTGRSPENGGAGDSSVLTAFGVYQGMRASAQHRWGDPSLRDRTVGVAGVGKVGHILVEHLVAEGAKVVITDVREDAVGRIVAAHLDSVTAVADTATLIRVQGLDIYAPCALGGALNDDTVPVLTAGIVCGAANNQLAHPGVEKDLADRGILYAPDYVVNAGGVIQVADELHGFDFGRCKEKAAKIFDTTLAIFARAKADGIPPAAAADRIAEQRIAEARRTH
- a CDS encoding DUF3073 domain-containing protein — encoded protein: MGRGRAKAKQTKVARQLKYNSGGTDLSRLASELGASTSSQPPNGEPFEDDEDDEDDLYSRYADLYEDDDEDEDDGPSSSQHRRGA
- the purF gene encoding amidophosphoribosyltransferase translates to MPRGDGRLNHDLLPGEKGPQDACGVFGVWAPGEEVAKLTYFGLYALQHRGQESAGIAVSNGSQILVFKDMGLVSQVFDETSLGSLQGHIAVGHARYSTTGASVWENAQPTFRATGHGSIALGHNGNLVNTAQLAEMVADLPKQEGGRSPRVAATNDTDLLTALLAAQVDEDGKPLTIEEAAHEVLPQVQGAFSLVFMDEHTLYAARDPQGIRPLVLGRLERGWVAASESAALDIVGASYVREIEPGEFVAIDENGLRTSRFAEAKPKGCVFEYVYLARPDTDIAGRNVYLSRVEMGRKLAKEAPVEADLVIATPESGTPAAIGYAEASGIPFGAGLVKNAYVGRTFIQPSQTIRQLGIRLKLNPLKEVIKGKRLVVVDDSIVRGNTQRALVRMLREAGAAEVHIRISSPPVKWPCFFGIDFATRAELIANGMTIEEIGTSLGADSLSYISIDGMIEATTIAKPNLCRACFDGEYPMDLPDPELLGKQLLETELAAGTAATAAADAIRRP
- the purM gene encoding phosphoribosylformylglycinamidine cyclo-ligase, coding for MSPVSDQSGTTGASYAAAGVDIEAGDRAVELMKEWVKKAQRPEVLGGLGGFAGLFDASALKRYERPLLASATDGVGTKVDIARQMGVYDTIGHDLVAMVMDDIVVCGAEPLFMTDYICVGKVHPERVASIVKGIAEGCVLAGCALVGGETAEHPGLLGEDDFDVAGAGTGVVEADRLLGADRIRTGDAVIAMAASGLHSNGYSLVRHVLLNQAGLALDARIEEFGRTLGEELLEPTKIYSLDCLALTRTTEVHAFSHITGGGLAANLARVIPDGLHAIVDRSTWTPAPVFDLVGRTGRVERLELEKTLNMGVGMMAIVPSESADAALATLADRGVDAWVAGEITDRGEHTTGAELVGDYAV
- the bldC gene encoding developmental transcriptional regulator BldC; translation: MTARTPDAEPLLTPAEVATMFRVDPKTVTRWAKAGKLTSIRTLGGHRRYREAEVRALLAGIPQQRSEA
- a CDS encoding DUF6274 family protein, with the translated sequence MAASTRHETRALLRAHLSAATSYRHLTRHCPICHRLLRLALDSGPGVADAPGASGTSDTPGAARPAADEAAPEETPSPA